One window from the genome of Deltaproteobacteria bacterium encodes:
- the miaB gene encoding tRNA (N6-isopentenyl adenosine(37)-C2)-methylthiotransferase MiaB yields the protein MPKKLFIQTYGCQMNQYDSEKIAQVMGKCGYVRTDRIDAADLILLNTCSVRDKAEQKVYSALGSWKEFKNYRDGVIIGVGGCVAQQEGEKLLKRVPHLDLVFGTHNIHKLPELIEQVEASRTRPVETTFYRDPAYMELDDGRTQVHGAKAFVTIMQGCNKVCSFCIVPHVRGREVSRSSAKIIAEVEDLVAQGVKEVMLLGQNVNSYGKLSAGELSFGELLQHVDAIDGIERIRFTTSHPQDLSPALVEAFATCAHLCEHLHLPVQSGSDTVLARMRRGYTRQEYLERIARLRERRLDVALSSDIIVGFPGETDDEFEATIELLELVEYDEIYAFVYSPRPQTVSAKIYDDDVPEEVKKARLKRVQDLQREICLTKNRGRIGDLDEILIDGPAKMKNGQMMGRTRTNRIVNVSAPESFAGRIVKVRITSATANSLVGELLPPQGPSSTVLLEGNMA from the coding sequence ATGCCGAAAAAACTTTTCATCCAAACCTACGGCTGTCAGATGAACCAGTACGATTCGGAAAAAATCGCCCAGGTCATGGGCAAATGCGGCTATGTGCGGACCGACCGCATCGACGCGGCGGATTTGATCCTGCTCAACACATGCAGCGTGCGCGACAAGGCCGAACAAAAAGTTTACAGCGCGCTCGGCAGTTGGAAGGAATTTAAAAATTACCGCGACGGCGTGATCATCGGCGTCGGCGGCTGCGTCGCTCAGCAAGAAGGGGAGAAGCTGCTCAAGCGCGTGCCCCATCTCGATTTGGTTTTCGGTACCCATAACATTCACAAGCTGCCGGAATTGATCGAGCAGGTGGAAGCTTCGCGGACCCGGCCGGTAGAGACGACTTTCTACCGTGACCCGGCTTACATGGAACTCGACGACGGCCGGACCCAGGTTCACGGCGCCAAGGCGTTTGTGACGATCATGCAGGGCTGCAACAAGGTGTGCAGCTTTTGCATCGTGCCCCACGTGCGCGGCCGCGAAGTGAGCCGGTCGAGCGCCAAGATAATTGCCGAAGTCGAAGACTTGGTGGCCCAAGGCGTCAAAGAGGTCATGCTGCTCGGCCAGAACGTCAACTCCTACGGCAAACTCAGCGCCGGCGAATTGAGCTTCGGCGAACTGCTCCAGCATGTCGATGCCATCGACGGCATCGAGCGCATTCGCTTTACCACTTCCCATCCGCAAGATTTATCGCCGGCGTTGGTCGAAGCGTTCGCGACTTGTGCGCATCTTTGCGAACATCTGCATCTGCCGGTGCAGTCCGGGTCGGATACGGTTCTGGCGCGCATGCGGCGCGGCTATACGCGGCAAGAATATTTAGAACGCATCGCGCGCTTGCGCGAGCGCCGGCTGGACGTGGCGCTCAGCAGCGACATCATCGTCGGCTTTCCCGGTGAAACCGACGACGAGTTCGAAGCGACTATAGAATTACTGGAGCTTGTGGAATATGATGAGATCTACGCATTCGTGTATTCGCCCAGACCGCAGACGGTGTCGGCTAAAATCTATGACGACGATGTTCCAGAGGAAGTGAAAAAGGCGCGTTTGAAGCGCGTGCAAGATTTGCAACGGGAAATCTGCTTGACAAAAAATCGCGGCCGCATCGGCGACCTGGATGAAATATTGATCGATGGACCGGCGAAAATGAAAAATGGCCAAATGATGGGACGCACCCGCACCAATCGCATCGTCAACGTCAGCGCGCCTGAAAGTTTTGCCGGCCGCATCGTTAAGGTTAGAATCACCAGCGCCACGGCGAACTCGTTGGTCGGCGAACTATTGCCTCCGCAAGGGCCAAGTTCAACTGTGCTATTGGAAGGAAACATGGCATGA
- a CDS encoding dihydrodipicolinate synthase family protein — protein sequence MTTPKPISGIIGACLTPFDANDRVDYKALEKEIEFLVPDCDAITVAAVEAAEYTMLSREERKEVLKVATEMIAKRVPVILGCSSPAPREVIDLAEYSAKVGGDFIQVLMPLRPWGGQPTIAELMEFYTQVASASPLPVTCYHNPGPGADPPQDAFVKISEIDNIRYFKESSRDITKISRLIEQIELAGRGHYFTTMQPLLVTLMLGGSGATMPPPGTRIGAQIVKAFRAGDLDTARFWARCYALFPGKWGAYGLPPVMKSAMKHFGVDLGNPCRPYTPVSPRDHEQIGQFLRQVGLIGEAGPTPQGLLDASEKLRQIDTFLR from the coding sequence ATGACGACACCCAAACCAATCAGCGGAATTATCGGCGCTTGCCTGACGCCTTTCGACGCGAACGACCGGGTCGATTACAAGGCGCTCGAAAAGGAAATCGAATTTCTCGTCCCGGACTGCGACGCCATCACGGTGGCGGCAGTCGAGGCGGCGGAATATACCATGCTGTCGCGCGAGGAACGCAAGGAAGTGCTGAAAGTCGCCACCGAGATGATCGCCAAGCGCGTGCCGGTGATTCTCGGTTGCTCTAGCCCGGCGCCGCGCGAAGTGATCGATCTGGCCGAATACTCGGCCAAAGTCGGCGGCGACTTCATTCAAGTGCTGATGCCGCTCAGACCCTGGGGCGGGCAGCCGACGATTGCTGAGCTGATGGAATTTTACACTCAAGTAGCCTCGGCGAGTCCGCTGCCGGTCACTTGTTATCACAATCCCGGTCCGGGCGCCGATCCGCCCCAGGACGCTTTTGTTAAGATCAGCGAGATCGATAACATTCGTTACTTCAAAGAGAGTTCGCGCGATATCACGAAAATTTCTCGCTTGATCGAGCAAATCGAACTCGCCGGCCGCGGTCACTATTTCACGACGATGCAGCCGTTGCTGGTGACATTGATGCTCGGCGGCTCCGGCGCGACCATGCCGCCGCCAGGCACGCGCATCGGCGCGCAGATCGTCAAAGCATTTCGCGCCGGCGACTTGGACACGGCGCGCTTTTGGGCGCGTTGTTACGCACTGTTTCCAGGGAAATGGGGCGCCTACGGTTTGCCGCCGGTGATGAAGTCGGCGATGAAACATTTCGGCGTCGATCTCGGCAATCCCTGCCGGCCCTACACGCCGGTGAGTCCGCGCGACCATGAGCAGATCGGCCAATTCTTGCGCCAAGTGGGACTGATCGGCGAAGCCGGTCCGACGCCGCAGGGATTGCTCGACGCCAGCGAAAAGCTACGTCAGATCGATACTTTCCTCAGATAG
- a CDS encoding MoxR family ATPase: protein MFQSVDEVIAGLGGQKYLCNKNVATVVYLGTALQKPLLVEGPAGVGKTELGKVLADCLGLELIRLQCYEGLDEAKALYEWEYAKQLLYTQILKDKIGEIVQGAKTLQEAVDHVANQDGVFFSDRFLLPRPLLRALLSEKRVVLLIDEIDKSDAEFEAFLLEVLSDFQITVPEIGTLKAKHIPIVVLTSNNSREMSDALKRRCLHLYLDFPDAEREKAIITLKVPGVGDKLADEVVRLLHRLRKLDLKKTPSISETLDWVRALTLLNIKELDNELVEQTFSTLMKYEADIRKAHQELKAYLAEKQARQPADSEKDHLH, encoded by the coding sequence ATGTTTCAATCAGTCGATGAAGTGATTGCCGGCCTGGGCGGACAAAAATATCTGTGCAACAAAAATGTCGCTACGGTAGTTTATTTGGGAACCGCTTTGCAAAAGCCGCTGTTGGTCGAAGGTCCGGCGGGCGTCGGCAAAACCGAACTGGGAAAAGTCCTCGCCGATTGCCTCGGCCTGGAGCTGATTCGCCTGCAATGCTACGAAGGTCTCGATGAAGCCAAGGCGCTTTACGAATGGGAATACGCCAAGCAGCTCCTTTATACTCAGATTCTCAAAGACAAGATCGGCGAGATCGTCCAAGGCGCCAAGACGCTCCAAGAAGCGGTCGATCACGTGGCCAATCAAGACGGGGTTTTTTTCTCCGACCGTTTTCTCCTACCGCGGCCGCTCTTGCGCGCGTTGCTGTCGGAAAAACGGGTGGTGCTGTTGATCGACGAGATCGATAAATCGGACGCCGAGTTCGAGGCCTTTCTTCTCGAAGTGCTGAGCGATTTTCAAATCACCGTGCCGGAGATCGGCACGCTCAAGGCGAAGCATATTCCCATCGTCGTGCTCACCAGCAACAACAGCCGGGAAATGTCCGACGCGCTCAAACGGCGCTGTTTGCATCTTTACTTGGATTTTCCCGATGCCGAGCGGGAAAAGGCAATCATCACACTCAAAGTCCCCGGTGTCGGCGACAAGCTGGCCGACGAAGTGGTGCGTTTGCTGCATCGCTTGCGCAAGCTCGATCTCAAGAAGACCCCGAGTATCAGCGAGACCCTCGACTGGGTGCGCGCGTTGACCTTGCTCAACATCAAAGAGTTAGACAACGAGTTGGTCGAACAGACCTTTTCGACCTTGATGAAATACGAAGCCGATATCCGCAAAGCTCATCAAGAGCTTAAAGCTTATCTCGCCGAAAAGCAGGCGCGCCAGCCGGCCGACAGCGAAAAGGATCACCTGCACTAG
- a CDS encoding VWA domain-containing protein: MQSRVIEFANVLRRNGIRVSLAENMDAFRALDLIGIGDPLMFRNALRATLVKRSADVKPFDELFDYFFLGIGQALDALDRKIMEDLGLSPEQFQEMLEQIQKLLKEMEGDLSALTKALLQNNRGELEKLLREAMEQESQGGTPDSLRHTPYTRMIMRLGLDRVQSEIERFKGMLQMLGENGEDLQNVMRYLDERMRDLNRLLREIIQQEQRKQGMEPRDSSQRGNLADKSFSFYTEDDIRRMNDAVARLAQRLKNRLSVRRKKAVRGRFNVKATLRKNMQYGGVPFNIQLDRRKKTKPQVMVLCDISDSVLNASRFMLQFVYSVQDLYAKVRSFVFVAEIGEVTRLFEEHDISTAVETALKGDVIDVFSHSNFGRAFEQFHRNFFNAVTSKTTVLIIGDGRNNYNRPNDWVLREIKAKAKQLIWLNPESRMTWGIGDSEMPRYAPHCHVAEECRSINQLYKIVDLIAP; the protein is encoded by the coding sequence ATGCAATCCCGTGTCATCGAGTTTGCCAACGTGCTGCGCCGAAACGGCATCCGCGTGTCGTTGGCCGAGAATATGGACGCCTTTCGCGCCCTCGATTTGATCGGTATCGGCGATCCGCTGATGTTTCGTAACGCCCTGCGAGCGACCTTGGTCAAGCGTAGCGCCGACGTAAAACCCTTCGACGAGCTGTTCGACTATTTTTTTCTCGGCATCGGCCAAGCGCTCGACGCCCTCGACCGCAAGATCATGGAAGATCTCGGTCTCTCGCCCGAACAGTTTCAGGAAATGCTCGAGCAGATTCAGAAACTGCTCAAAGAGATGGAAGGGGACTTGTCCGCGCTCACCAAAGCGCTGTTGCAGAACAACCGCGGCGAGCTGGAAAAACTCCTGCGCGAAGCGATGGAGCAGGAGAGCCAAGGCGGCACGCCGGATAGTCTGCGCCACACACCCTACACTCGCATGATCATGCGGCTCGGGCTCGACCGGGTGCAGAGCGAGATCGAGCGCTTTAAGGGCATGCTGCAGATGCTCGGCGAGAATGGCGAAGATTTACAGAACGTCATGCGTTATCTCGACGAGCGCATGCGCGACTTGAACCGGTTGTTGCGCGAAATCATTCAGCAAGAGCAGCGCAAGCAAGGCATGGAGCCGCGCGATTCAAGCCAGCGCGGCAACTTGGCCGATAAGAGTTTTTCGTTTTACACCGAAGACGATATCCGGCGCATGAACGATGCCGTCGCGCGCCTGGCCCAGCGTTTGAAAAATCGTCTTTCGGTGCGGCGCAAGAAAGCCGTGCGCGGCCGCTTCAACGTCAAAGCGACGCTGCGGAAAAATATGCAGTACGGCGGCGTGCCCTTCAATATCCAGCTCGACCGGCGCAAGAAGACCAAACCGCAAGTCATGGTGCTGTGCGATATTTCCGATTCGGTGTTGAACGCGTCGCGCTTCATGTTGCAGTTCGTTTATTCGGTCCAGGATCTCTACGCCAAGGTGCGCAGCTTCGTGTTCGTCGCCGAGATCGGCGAAGTCACCCGGCTGTTCGAAGAACATGACATCTCGACGGCGGTGGAAACCGCGCTGAAGGGCGACGTCATCGATGTTTTTTCCCATTCCAACTTTGGCCGTGCCTTCGAGCAGTTCCACCGTAATTTTTTCAACGCCGTCACCAGCAAGACCACCGTGCTGATCATCGGCGACGGACGCAACAATTATAACCGGCCCAACGACTGGGTGCTGCGCGAGATCAAAGCCAAAGCCAAGCAGCTGATTTGGCTCAACCCCGAAAGCCGCATGACCTGGGGCATCGGCGACAGCGAGATGCCGCGCTACGCGCCCCATTGCCACGTTGCCGAAGAATGCCGTAGCATCAACCAACTTTACAAGATCGTCGATTTGATCGCGCCCTAA
- a CDS encoding MFS transporter — protein sequence MSLLRSLYYRIAGLYFGWRMIAVGSVLRILGGGLYFYGFSVFFLPLSQDLDLNRAATSLVFSLARAQGAFEGPIAGHFMDRHGPRPLMIMAILCAGVGHMLLAGVHSYAMLVIVYMGVVSLAFHAGFMDAPMLIANTWFIRQRTMAMALISGSIGIGGFLFTPLLSSAVHTYGWRQAAFGCGMAFIVIGLPLAFLVRRSPESMGLEPDGDGQPIDDGINQTSNPRPIEALDFTWQEAIKTSAFWFITGGTAIRVIVLSAINVHYVALMVWKGMTPQRAAVFLAAQAFMSLPSHLLFGWLGDRVNKPRLMAICMLVAASSMLLLVNIHAEWTILIFTALFSVVESTFPVNWSTVEEYFGRKNFAKIRGSMSFVSTWGSVIGPVAAGAIYDQTKSYEILIWSSAALLLLASVLYGWVTPPKPQAVVEQVRA from the coding sequence ATGTCTTTACTTCGTTCACTCTACTATCGGATCGCCGGACTCTATTTCGGTTGGCGCATGATCGCGGTCGGCTCGGTGCTGCGGATCTTGGGCGGCGGGCTTTATTTCTATGGCTTCTCAGTTTTCTTTTTGCCCTTGAGCCAGGATCTCGATCTCAATCGAGCGGCGACGTCATTGGTTTTCTCCCTGGCGCGCGCTCAGGGCGCGTTCGAAGGGCCCATCGCCGGACATTTCATGGACCGCCACGGGCCGCGCCCGCTGATGATCATGGCGATTCTCTGCGCCGGCGTCGGCCATATGCTGCTCGCCGGCGTGCATAGCTACGCCATGCTGGTGATCGTCTACATGGGCGTGGTGTCGCTAGCGTTTCATGCCGGCTTCATGGACGCGCCGATGTTGATCGCCAACACTTGGTTTATCCGGCAACGCACCATGGCGATGGCGCTGATCAGCGGGTCGATTGGCATCGGCGGATTTCTTTTCACGCCGTTGCTGTCGAGCGCCGTGCACACTTACGGTTGGCGCCAAGCGGCGTTCGGTTGCGGCATGGCATTCATCGTCATCGGCTTGCCGCTGGCGTTCTTGGTGCGCCGCTCGCCGGAAAGCATGGGGCTGGAACCGGATGGCGATGGTCAGCCCATCGACGACGGAATTAACCAAACCAGCAATCCACGGCCAATCGAAGCGCTCGATTTCACCTGGCAGGAAGCGATCAAGACCTCGGCTTTTTGGTTTATCACCGGCGGCACGGCGATCCGCGTGATCGTGCTCAGCGCGATCAACGTTCATTACGTCGCGCTGATGGTCTGGAAAGGCATGACGCCCCAGCGTGCCGCGGTATTTCTCGCGGCGCAAGCGTTCATGTCCTTGCCGTCGCATTTGCTCTTCGGCTGGCTCGGCGATCGAGTCAACAAACCGCGTCTGATGGCGATCTGCATGCTGGTTGCCGCGTCGTCGATGTTATTGTTGGTGAACATTCACGCCGAATGGACGATCCTCATTTTTACCGCTCTGTTCAGCGTTGTCGAGTCAACCTTCCCGGTCAACTGGTCCACCGTCGAGGAATACTTCGGCCGGAAAAATTTTGCCAAGATTCGCGGCTCCATGAGTTTCGTGTCGACCTGGGGCAGCGTCATCGGCCCCGTCGCCGCCGGCGCGATCTACGATCAAACGAAAAGCTACGAGATTCTTATCTGGTCATCGGCGGCGCTGCTGCTACTCGCCAGCGTGCTTTACGGATGGGTCACGCCACCGAAGCCTCAAGCTGTAGTTGAGCAAGTTCGGGCGTAG
- a CDS encoding tetratricopeptide repeat protein produces MATSKVTRKEIRQPDWFQVNSDRAIDFVQNHVPQVVSAAAVVLLVLIGVWAWQSFKERQNIAAGQEFSKAVELFQTQKYSEAIAGFEKVQGYRWSRYAGLSHLYQTNIYLATSDLDKALNSGQRAVIATSPSSLYRQLALVALASAEERKNQCKLAIDHFIEAQKIVGPLQNDATLGKARCAEQLGDRPTVIAAYKEFLKDNPGSSLGLKLAELEASTAVAPAKVK; encoded by the coding sequence ATGGCAACAAGTAAAGTTACGAGAAAAGAAATACGCCAACCGGATTGGTTCCAAGTCAACTCAGATCGAGCCATCGATTTCGTTCAAAACCACGTACCTCAGGTGGTTTCAGCCGCAGCCGTCGTACTGTTAGTGCTCATCGGAGTTTGGGCTTGGCAGTCATTTAAGGAAAGGCAGAACATCGCCGCGGGCCAAGAGTTCTCCAAGGCCGTGGAGCTATTTCAAACGCAGAAATATTCGGAGGCGATCGCTGGCTTCGAAAAGGTTCAGGGCTATCGTTGGTCGCGTTACGCCGGCTTGTCGCATCTTTACCAGACCAACATTTATCTGGCGACCAGCGACTTAGACAAAGCGCTCAACTCAGGCCAGCGCGCGGTCATTGCGACTTCGCCGAGCAGTTTATATCGGCAGTTGGCGCTGGTGGCATTGGCATCGGCGGAAGAACGCAAGAATCAATGCAAACTCGCGATCGATCATTTCATCGAAGCGCAAAAGATCGTTGGCCCGTTGCAAAACGACGCGACGCTGGGGAAAGCCCGCTGCGCCGAACAGCTCGGCGATCGACCGACGGTGATTGCTGCATATAAAGAGTTTCTTAAGGACAATCCCGGGTCGTCGTTGGGATTGAAACTTGCTGAACTGGAAGCGTCAACGGCGGTCGCGCCGGCCAAGGTTAAATAA
- a CDS encoding NAD(P)/FAD-dependent oxidoreductase, protein MQLLNRRKKIVVLGGGCGGVVAATQLGRKLGTDHDVILVDRRPDHIFMPAFLFIMLGERQPRDISRSLKILEKRNVKIIQSEILNIDPARQEVSLEKEKLNYDYLIVSLGLQTRPDLISGFAEASQHPWEMESALRLRDSLANFHGGRVVVGVPLGPYRCPPAPYEAQWMLDGYFRQKGIRDRVQLEYFTREAEPTGEAHDPVVWMDAESKRRGIKQNYEFVVRAIDPEKKVVQGLYNYNIPYDLLVMIPPHRPAQVLLDSGLADTETGIRVDYDTLQTKWDNVYAIGDCADMPASKAGGVAHQEADVLAHNVAVEITGKGRPVDLWLHTI, encoded by the coding sequence ATGCAACTGCTAAACCGACGGAAGAAAATTGTCGTGCTCGGCGGCGGCTGCGGCGGCGTCGTCGCCGCAACGCAATTAGGCCGCAAGCTCGGCACCGACCACGACGTGATCTTGGTCGACCGCCGGCCCGATCATATTTTCATGCCGGCGTTTCTCTTTATCATGCTCGGCGAACGCCAACCGCGCGACATCAGCCGCAGCTTGAAAATTCTCGAGAAGCGCAACGTCAAAATCATTCAATCGGAAATTCTCAACATCGATCCGGCCCGCCAAGAGGTCTCCTTAGAAAAAGAAAAGCTCAACTACGACTATTTGATCGTGTCGCTGGGTTTGCAGACTCGGCCCGATTTGATTTCCGGCTTTGCTGAAGCATCACAGCACCCCTGGGAGATGGAGTCCGCCTTGCGCCTGCGCGACAGCCTGGCGAATTTTCATGGCGGTAGGGTAGTCGTCGGCGTGCCGCTCGGCCCGTACCGCTGCCCACCGGCGCCCTACGAAGCGCAATGGATGCTCGACGGCTATTTTCGCCAGAAGGGCATTCGCGATCGCGTCCAGTTGGAATACTTCACCCGCGAAGCCGAGCCCACCGGTGAAGCCCACGATCCGGTGGTCTGGATGGACGCCGAGAGCAAGCGGCGCGGCATCAAGCAGAACTATGAATTCGTCGTGCGCGCCATCGATCCAGAGAAAAAGGTCGTCCAGGGACTATATAATTACAACATTCCCTACGATCTTTTGGTGATGATCCCGCCGCACCGGCCGGCGCAGGTGTTATTGGACAGCGGGCTGGCTGATACCGAGACCGGTATTCGCGTCGATTACGATACGCTGCAAACCAAGTGGGATAATGTCTACGCCATCGGCGATTGCGCCGATATGCCGGCCTCCAAAGCCGGCGGTGTGGCGCACCAAGAAGCCGATGTGCTGGCGCACAATGTAGCCGTGGAGATCACCGGCAAAGGCCGACCGGTAGATCTCTGGCTCCATACCATATGA
- a CDS encoding bifunctional nuclease family protein codes for MSKREDTIQMSVGGLTLDPVTKTPIVILKDTENKLNLPIWIGLLEATAMATEIEGIKMARPMTHDLLKTILSEVGGSVESVEITELKENTYYAAVNISLSGRQVMIDSRPSDAIALALRTKSPIYVAKSVLEASSVLQQSDDGKEAPMENISNVSPEKWAEILEKMGPSDFKYKQ; via the coding sequence ATGAGCAAAAGGGAAGATACGATTCAAATGTCGGTGGGCGGTTTGACCTTGGACCCTGTGACCAAGACGCCCATCGTGATTCTCAAGGATACCGAAAACAAGCTCAACTTGCCGATCTGGATCGGTCTATTGGAAGCTACCGCCATGGCCACTGAAATCGAAGGCATCAAGATGGCGCGGCCCATGACCCACGATCTGCTCAAGACCATTCTTAGCGAAGTCGGCGGTTCGGTGGAATCGGTGGAGATCACCGAACTAAAAGAAAATACTTATTATGCCGCGGTGAATATTAGCCTGTCGGGGCGCCAAGTGATGATCGATTCGCGCCCCAGCGACGCAATCGCGCTGGCGCTGCGCACCAAGAGTCCGATCTACGTCGCCAAGTCGGTACTCGAAGCCTCCAGCGTGTTGCAACAAAGCGACGACGGCAAGGAAGCGCCGATGGAAAACATCTCCAACGTGTCCCCGGAAAAATGGGCCGAGATTCTCGAAAAAATGGGTCCTAGCGATTTTAAATATAAGCAATAA